In the Lysinibacillus sp. PLM2 genome, one interval contains:
- the ktrD gene encoding ktr system potassium uptake protein D, translating into MAKRKHNRNFIITPFQLIVTYYFIAIAISFLLLRIPAVYRDGVEISYLDSLFTAISAVSVTGLTVINVSETFSSFGIGVLLFILQIGAIGIMSIGTFIWILFGKKIGMRERQLIMIDHNQYNLSGVVHLLKEIVKILLVIEALGAIVLSIHFLRYFDSWVVAAKHGIFTSVSATTNGGFDLTGKSLIPFGTDYFVQFVIMILIILGAIGFPVLVELKTFLFRKSNTFRFSLFTKITTATYGVLFLIGSLVIYLVESFQSFRGMAWHEKIFTSIFHSVSARSGGLTTVDISSFNEATDIFLSFLMFIGASPSSVGGGIRTTTFAVAILFLISFANGRNEIQVFGRELHITDVYKSFVVITLAAFMVLFATMILLITEPYASLNDIIFEITSAFGTCGMSQGITSNLSTAGKIVVMILMFIGRVGLISFLYSLGGKAKKSQYRYPKERVIIG; encoded by the coding sequence ATGGCTAAAAGAAAACATAACCGTAATTTTATCATTACACCATTTCAATTAATCGTTACCTATTATTTTATTGCAATTGCTATTTCATTTTTATTATTACGAATTCCTGCTGTTTATAGAGATGGGGTAGAGATATCTTACTTAGATAGCTTATTTACAGCAATCAGTGCTGTTAGCGTAACTGGGCTTACCGTTATTAACGTATCTGAAACCTTTTCATCATTTGGTATTGGTGTTCTTTTATTTATATTACAAATTGGCGCGATTGGCATTATGTCTATCGGTACATTCATTTGGATTCTGTTTGGCAAGAAAATAGGGATGCGTGAAAGACAGCTGATTATGATTGACCATAACCAGTATAATCTTTCTGGTGTTGTACATCTTTTAAAAGAAATCGTCAAAATATTATTAGTAATTGAGGCTCTTGGTGCAATTGTTTTATCTATCCATTTTTTAAGATATTTCGATAGCTGGGTAGTAGCGGCAAAGCATGGAATATTTACTTCTGTTTCAGCTACAACAAATGGGGGATTTGATCTTACGGGTAAAAGCTTGATACCATTCGGAACAGATTATTTTGTGCAATTTGTCATTATGATTTTAATTATTCTTGGAGCAATCGGTTTTCCTGTATTAGTTGAATTGAAAACCTTTTTGTTTAGAAAAAGTAATACATTCAGATTTAGCTTATTTACGAAAATAACAACAGCAACCTATGGTGTTTTATTTTTAATCGGGAGTTTAGTTATTTACCTTGTTGAATCATTCCAGTCCTTTAGAGGTATGGCATGGCATGAGAAAATATTTACATCCATATTTCATTCTGTATCGGCAAGATCAGGAGGTTTAACAACAGTTGATATTTCAAGTTTTAATGAAGCGACAGATATTTTTTTAAGTTTTCTCATGTTTATCGGTGCATCCCCAAGCTCTGTTGGTGGAGGTATTCGAACAACGACATTTGCAGTTGCCATCCTATTTCTAATTAGTTTTGCCAATGGACGAAACGAAATCCAAGTTTTTGGAAGAGAGCTTCATATAACGGATGTTTACAAATCCTTTGTTGTCATTACGTTAGCTGCATTTATGGTCTTATTTGCGACAATGATTTTACTTATTACAGAACCTTACGCATCATTAAATGATATTATCTTTGAAATTACCTCTGCTTTCGGTACGTGTGGAATGAGTCAAGGAATAACCTCAAATCTATCAACAGCAGGAAAAATTGTTGTTATGATATTGATGTTTATTGGACGTGTTGGATTAATTTCATTCTTATACTCTCTCGGAGGAAAAGCGAAAAAATCACAATATCGTTATCCAAAGGAAAGGGTAATTATCGGTTAG
- a CDS encoding N-ethylammeline chlorohydrolase, translating into MKVDIIIHNGHLLTMEGVGVGYIENGAIAIKGSLIMDVDSTDEILKQYSADRMIDAHNKLIMPGFIDAHIHTGINVFRGVAQDMSNWMQKGLWPFQKHLTPEASVAGSMVNIIEGIKSGTTTFCDYDGRMDLIVENYKKIGARARVAELINEIPNNIGDLPVGELYQFDPTIGEEKLNRNLKLYEDYHESENGRISVILGPHGPDMMSIELLQEIRNHAEKLDTKLHMHVSQGDREIYQIEKRYGKRSIEFLAEQNYLNERLIAVHLTEATDDETAIVAKSGATMIYCAGSIGIIDGMVPPVQAFIDAGGTACLGSDQSPGNNCNNMFNEMKMAAILNKVKYKNPRIFNATQSVRMATIEAAKVMGIEQEVGSLEKGKKADILIIDLTAPTFFPVLNSPIRNIVPNLVYSARGDEVETVIIDGKVVMEHRKIITINENEAIEKGQKAAEDIAKKAEQDILQADSDILQMVRGGLL; encoded by the coding sequence ATGAAGGTTGATATCATCATACACAATGGCCACCTCTTAACGATGGAGGGAGTAGGTGTTGGGTATATAGAGAATGGTGCAATAGCGATTAAGGGAAGTTTAATCATGGATGTTGATTCCACAGACGAAATATTAAAGCAGTATTCTGCAGATCGAATGATTGATGCCCATAATAAACTGATAATGCCTGGGTTTATCGATGCACATATTCATACAGGTATTAATGTTTTTCGCGGTGTTGCTCAGGATATGTCAAACTGGATGCAAAAAGGTTTATGGCCCTTTCAAAAACATTTGACTCCAGAAGCAAGTGTAGCTGGGTCGATGGTTAATATAATAGAGGGTATAAAGTCAGGAACAACAACCTTCTGTGATTATGATGGAAGAATGGATTTAATTGTTGAAAATTACAAAAAAATAGGTGCACGAGCAAGAGTAGCAGAACTTATTAATGAAATTCCGAATAATATTGGCGATTTACCAGTAGGGGAACTTTACCAATTTGATCCAACAATTGGAGAAGAAAAACTTAATCGAAACTTAAAACTTTATGAAGATTATCACGAATCGGAAAATGGTCGCATCTCAGTAATTTTAGGACCTCATGGACCTGATATGATGAGTATTGAATTATTACAGGAAATACGAAATCACGCTGAGAAACTAGATACAAAGCTGCATATGCATGTATCTCAAGGTGATCGTGAAATTTACCAAATAGAGAAGCGTTATGGAAAACGGTCTATTGAGTTTTTAGCAGAGCAAAATTATTTAAATGAACGGTTAATTGCAGTACATTTAACAGAAGCTACTGATGATGAGACAGCAATTGTTGCTAAAAGTGGGGCAACAATGATTTATTGCGCGGGCAGTATTGGCATTATTGACGGTATGGTTCCACCAGTTCAAGCGTTTATCGATGCGGGTGGTACTGCGTGTTTAGGCTCAGATCAATCGCCAGGGAATAACTGTAATAATATGTTCAATGAGATGAAAATGGCCGCAATCTTAAACAAAGTAAAATATAAAAATCCTAGAATTTTCAATGCTACTCAGTCTGTTCGTATGGCTACAATTGAAGCTGCGAAAGTGATGGGGATTGAGCAAGAAGTGGGATCTCTTGAAAAAGGTAAGAAGGCTGATATTCTAATTATTGACTTAACAGCACCAACATTTTTCCCAGTGTTAAACTCACCTATTAGAAATATCGTACCAAATCTCGTTTACTCAGCTCGGGGAGATGAAGTTGAAACTGTTATTATTGATGGTAAGGTAGTAATGGAGCATCGCAAAATTATTACGATTAATGAAAATGAAGCGATTGAAAAAGGGCAGAAAGCAGCAGAAGACATTGCAAAAAAAGCTGAACAAGATATACTTCAGGCTGACAGTGATATTCTCCAAATGGTTCGTGGTGGGTTATTATAG
- the murE_1 gene encoding UDP-N-acetylmuramoyl-L-alanyl-D-glutamate--L-lysi ne ligase: MYAEELLSVIPLKKVIGQLPNNIKDISIDSRSVQPKSLFICIKGYTVDGHDFAQKAVDAGATIVVSEKELKLEGNVAQVIVPDTDRALGLLAAKFFEYPSNDITMIGVTGTNGKTSVAGIIHHMLVGMGEKSALSGTIGFNLNGVLYESANTTSDALNTQQMIFRAKMEGCRAMVMEVSSHGLALGRLAGVDYDIAVFTNLTHDHLDFHGTMEEYGNAKGLLFSQLGQDFTKNKFAVLNADDPWSEKYARLTSYPIWTYGLKNEANFRAENCNYEDGITTFDMITPEGKFPVTMKLLGEFNVYNILAATAVFYGKGFPMDAILEQIEDLNPVRGRMEKVLTDLPIQIYIDYAHTPDAIDKAIEAALPYKKPGKKLIFLVGTGGNRDKSKRPAMAEKASKADYVVLTTDDPRFEEYESITSDLAKGMLHENYACIGDRAEAVRHAVAVAEPGDIIIFAGKGHEDYQIIGNTKYPHSDADIAIKAGELKFVK; the protein is encoded by the coding sequence ATGTATGCAGAAGAATTGTTAAGTGTGATTCCTTTAAAAAAGGTTATTGGGCAGCTACCTAATAATATAAAAGATATATCGATTGATTCTAGAAGTGTGCAACCGAAAAGTTTATTTATATGTATTAAAGGCTATACAGTTGATGGGCATGATTTTGCACAAAAAGCGGTAGATGCAGGTGCAACAATTGTTGTAAGTGAAAAAGAACTGAAATTAGAAGGTAATGTTGCACAAGTAATTGTTCCAGATACGGATCGAGCTTTAGGTCTACTTGCTGCAAAATTTTTTGAATATCCGTCAAATGATATCACGATGATTGGCGTAACTGGGACGAACGGGAAAACAAGTGTAGCAGGAATTATCCATCATATGCTTGTTGGAATGGGTGAAAAATCGGCTCTCTCTGGTACGATAGGTTTTAACTTAAATGGTGTATTATATGAATCAGCAAATACAACGAGTGATGCATTGAATACGCAGCAAATGATTTTCCGTGCGAAAATGGAAGGCTGTAGAGCAATGGTAATGGAGGTTTCCTCACATGGACTTGCACTTGGGAGATTAGCTGGCGTTGACTATGATATAGCAGTATTTACAAATTTAACTCATGATCATTTAGATTTCCACGGAACTATGGAAGAGTACGGAAATGCGAAGGGCTTACTATTCTCTCAACTTGGTCAGGATTTCACTAAAAATAAGTTTGCCGTATTAAACGCAGATGATCCTTGGTCAGAAAAATATGCAAGACTAACTTCCTATCCAATATGGACTTACGGATTAAAAAATGAGGCGAATTTTAGAGCCGAAAATTGTAATTATGAAGATGGCATTACTACCTTTGATATGATTACGCCTGAAGGGAAATTCCCTGTAACGATGAAGCTTTTAGGTGAATTTAATGTTTATAATATCCTAGCAGCTACTGCTGTGTTTTACGGTAAGGGCTTCCCAATGGATGCAATACTTGAACAAATTGAAGATTTGAATCCTGTTAGAGGTCGCATGGAAAAGGTTTTAACTGATTTACCAATTCAAATTTATATCGATTATGCTCACACACCAGATGCAATCGATAAAGCGATTGAGGCGGCATTACCTTATAAAAAACCTGGTAAGAAACTAATATTCCTGGTTGGTACAGGTGGAAATCGTGATAAATCAAAAAGACCTGCCATGGCTGAAAAGGCATCAAAGGCAGATTATGTAGTGTTAACGACAGATGACCCTCGCTTTGAAGAGTATGAAAGCATTACTAGTGACTTAGCAAAAGGTATGCTTCATGAGAACTATGCTTGTATAGGTGATCGTGCAGAAGCAGTTCGCCATGCTGTAGCTGTTGCAGAACCTGGAGATATCATTATTTTCGCAGGTAAGGGTCACGAGGATTATCAAATTATTGGAAATACAAAATACCCACATAGTGATGCGGATATTGCTATAAAAGCTGGGGAATTAAAGTTTGTAAAATAA
- the prfC gene encoding peptide chain release factor 3, giving the protein MNSKIEKDILSRRTFAIISHPDAGKTTITEKLLLFGGAIRDAGTVKGKKTGKFATSDWMEIEKQRGISVTSSVMQFDYDGFRVNILDTPGHQDFSEDTYRTLMAVDSAVMVVDAAKGIEAQTLKLFKVCRMRGIPIFTFMNKLDRQGKEPLELIEELEEVLGINAYPMNWPIGMGKEFLGIYDRFNKRIEQFRTDEDNRYLPINEEGELAVDHPMKETSYYTQAMDDIALLNEAGNEFSEDKIRRGELTPVFFGSALTNFGVQTFLETYLKFAPTPQPRITEDEQFIDPVDHTDFSGFIFKIQANMNPAHRDRIAFVRIVSGKFERGMNMTLSRTGKSFKVTQSTQFLADDRETVDEAVAGDIIGLYDTGTYQIGDTVVGGKKTFQFEKLPQFTPEIFVRVTAKNVMKQKQFHKGILQLVQEGAIQYYKTLHTEEVILGAVGQLQFEVFEHRMKNEYNVEVQMQPIGSKIARWIENEEDVKESMSSARSMLVKDRFDNLVFLFENEFAMRWFSEKNEQIKLYSLL; this is encoded by the coding sequence ATGAATTCAAAAATAGAAAAAGATATATTATCACGTCGTACCTTTGCGATCATTTCTCACCCGGATGCTGGGAAAACGACGATTACTGAAAAGCTATTATTATTTGGTGGTGCCATTCGTGATGCGGGTACAGTAAAAGGGAAGAAAACAGGTAAGTTTGCAACGAGTGACTGGATGGAAATTGAAAAGCAACGTGGTATCTCTGTAACTTCTTCCGTAATGCAATTTGATTATGATGGATTTCGAGTTAATATTTTGGACACTCCAGGGCACCAAGACTTTTCAGAGGATACGTATCGTACATTAATGGCAGTAGATAGTGCCGTCATGGTAGTCGATGCGGCAAAAGGTATTGAAGCACAAACACTTAAATTATTTAAAGTCTGTCGTATGCGCGGGATTCCAATTTTTACATTTATGAACAAATTGGACCGACAAGGGAAAGAACCGTTGGAACTAATAGAAGAATTAGAAGAAGTTCTTGGAATTAATGCTTACCCAATGAACTGGCCGATTGGTATGGGAAAAGAATTCCTAGGCATCTATGATCGTTTCAATAAAAGGATTGAGCAATTCCGTACGGATGAGGATAATCGCTACTTACCAATTAATGAGGAAGGGGAATTAGCAGTCGATCATCCGATGAAAGAAACCTCTTATTATACTCAAGCTATGGATGATATTGCTTTACTTAATGAGGCTGGAAATGAGTTTTCAGAGGATAAGATTCGCCGTGGAGAGTTAACGCCTGTATTCTTTGGGTCTGCTTTAACAAACTTTGGTGTACAAACATTCCTTGAAACCTATTTAAAATTCGCACCTACTCCACAACCAAGAATTACAGAAGATGAGCAATTTATCGATCCTGTTGATCATACTGATTTTTCAGGCTTTATCTTTAAAATTCAAGCGAACATGAATCCAGCACACCGTGACCGAATTGCCTTTGTACGTATTGTATCTGGTAAATTTGAACGCGGTATGAATATGACATTATCTCGTACGGGTAAATCCTTTAAAGTAACCCAGTCTACTCAATTTTTAGCAGATGATCGTGAAACAGTCGATGAAGCTGTAGCTGGTGATATTATCGGTTTATATGATACGGGAACTTATCAAATTGGTGATACAGTGGTCGGAGGGAAGAAAACCTTCCAATTTGAAAAATTACCTCAATTTACACCTGAAATTTTTGTACGTGTAACGGCAAAAAATGTTATGAAACAAAAACAATTCCATAAAGGGATTTTGCAGCTTGTACAAGAAGGGGCTATTCAATATTATAAAACGTTACACACTGAGGAAGTCATTCTTGGAGCAGTTGGACAATTACAATTTGAAGTATTTGAACACCGTATGAAAAATGAGTACAACGTAGAAGTTCAAATGCAACCAATTGGTTCAAAAATTGCCCGTTGGATTGAAAATGAAGAGGATGTAAAAGAGTCAATGTCGTCTGCTCGTTCTATGCTTGTAAAAGACCGTTTTGATAATTTAGTGTTCCTTTTCGAAAACGAATTTGCAATGCGTTGGTTTTCAGAGAAAAACGAGCAAATTAAATTATATAGCTTACTTTAA
- a CDS encoding MarR family transcriptional regulator produces MTSENIKQSLKLYIVLSRANKAINEVTNDFFQQNGLNPTEFAVLELLYHKGKQPLQQIGNKILLASGSITYVVDKLEKRGYLNRVSCPTDRRVTYAEITQEGSDFMDRLFPEHEKHLHDMLSVLTSEEKETAISLLKKLGLSIKDLSY; encoded by the coding sequence ATGACTTCAGAGAATATTAAACAATCCTTAAAACTTTATATAGTCTTATCAAGAGCTAATAAGGCTATCAATGAAGTGACAAATGATTTTTTTCAACAAAATGGTTTAAACCCAACTGAATTTGCAGTATTAGAGTTACTTTATCATAAAGGGAAGCAGCCACTACAGCAAATTGGTAATAAAATCTTACTAGCAAGTGGTTCAATCACATATGTTGTTGATAAACTTGAAAAAAGAGGTTACCTAAACAGAGTATCGTGTCCAACAGATCGACGAGTGACGTATGCTGAAATTACACAAGAAGGTTCTGACTTTATGGATCGATTATTTCCAGAACATGAAAAGCATCTGCACGATATGCTAAGTGTTCTTACTTCTGAGGAAAAGGAAACAGCTATTAGTTTGTTGAAGAAATTAGGATTATCAATAAAGGATTTGTCATATTAA
- a CDS encoding aldehyde dehydrogenase, translating to MNFTSQEVEKMIENQRAFFDSGATKSIEFRKNQLRKLKKSIKNHEKEILNALRLDLGKSDFEGYTNEVGIVLDSIRFMLKSLDEWIEPVETKTPISLQPAKSFIIREPYGVTLIIAPFNYPFQLVMEPLLGAIIGGNTAIVKPSESAVHTCAIVKKLIEESFDQHYIRVVEGEKEEVTALIQASFDYIFFTGSIAVGKVVMRAASERLTPITLELGGKSPTIVDHTANLEVAAKRIVWGKFNNNGQTCVAPDYLLVQRSIYDKFVPILKKTITQFFGNDPQKSSDYGRIINKKQLERLVQLLDIEKNQITFGGKYDFEDRYLEPTILENITWNHSIMEDEIFGPILPIMAYDDLQGIIRDIKKLPKPLAAYFFSENENAINYFLDHLPFGGGCINDTITHVANVYLPFGGVGPSGVNAYHGKASFENFTHPKSIMKRSTKIAHDMLFPPYKQKLKLVRMVLK from the coding sequence ATGAACTTTACTTCTCAAGAAGTCGAAAAGATGATTGAAAATCAAAGAGCTTTCTTTGATTCAGGCGCTACGAAGAGTATCGAATTTCGAAAAAATCAATTACGTAAATTAAAAAAATCAATTAAGAATCATGAAAAAGAAATATTAAATGCTTTACGCCTCGATTTAGGGAAAAGTGATTTTGAAGGCTATACAAATGAGGTTGGCATCGTATTGGATAGTATCCGTTTTATGTTAAAAAGTTTAGATGAATGGATTGAACCCGTAGAGACCAAAACACCAATATCATTACAGCCTGCAAAAAGCTTTATTATTCGAGAACCTTATGGTGTCACGCTTATCATTGCGCCATTTAATTATCCTTTTCAATTAGTTATGGAACCATTGTTAGGAGCCATCATTGGAGGGAATACTGCGATTGTAAAACCATCGGAATCTGCAGTACATACTTGTGCTATCGTGAAAAAACTAATTGAAGAGTCCTTTGACCAACATTATATTCGAGTAGTAGAAGGTGAGAAAGAAGAAGTAACTGCGCTTATTCAAGCTTCATTTGATTACATTTTCTTTACTGGAAGTATCGCGGTTGGAAAAGTAGTGATGAGAGCTGCTTCTGAAAGACTTACGCCAATTACATTAGAGCTTGGTGGGAAAAGTCCAACTATCGTTGATCATACAGCAAATTTAGAAGTTGCCGCAAAACGAATTGTTTGGGGTAAATTTAATAACAACGGACAAACATGCGTTGCTCCAGATTATTTGCTCGTTCAGCGTTCCATATATGATAAGTTTGTACCGATTTTAAAGAAAACAATTACGCAATTTTTTGGTAATGACCCTCAAAAGAGTTCGGATTATGGAAGAATTATTAATAAAAAGCAATTAGAAAGACTTGTTCAGCTTTTAGATATTGAAAAAAATCAAATTACTTTTGGCGGTAAATATGATTTTGAGGATCGTTATTTAGAACCTACAATACTTGAGAATATTACTTGGAATCATTCAATTATGGAGGATGAAATTTTTGGCCCAATTCTTCCGATTATGGCATACGACGATTTACAGGGCATAATTCGTGATATAAAAAAATTACCGAAGCCTTTAGCTGCTTACTTCTTCTCTGAAAACGAAAATGCAATTAACTATTTTCTAGACCATTTACCATTTGGTGGCGGCTGTATTAATGATACAATTACGCATGTAGCGAATGTTTACTTACCATTTGGTGGAGTAGGACCATCTGGTGTTAATGCTTATCACGGGAAAGCTTCCTTTGAGAATTTTACACATCCAAAATCCATTATGAAACGATCAACGAAAATTGCCCATGATATGTTATTCCCACCTTATAAACAAAAGTTAAAACTAGTTCGAATGGTTTTAAAATAA
- a CDS encoding membrane protein — protein sequence MEAILLEYAWVLVVLIVLEGLLAADNAVVMAVMVKHLPHEQQKKALFYGLLGAFVFRFAALFLITLLVGIWQIQAIGAAYLLFISIKHIYDSKFKKTEEIDENQLSDEPQKGKGFWATVVKVELADIAFAIDSMLAAVAIAVTLPTISDMHIGGINIGQFSVMFLGGIIGLVLMRFAAQWFVKVLNEYPGLETAAFLIVGWVGIKLAILTLAHDGVGILPHDFPHSTPWKIIFWGVLLAIALGGYFSSVIKKKKGQSEQSL from the coding sequence GTGGAGGCAATACTTTTAGAGTATGCTTGGGTCTTAGTTGTTTTAATCGTATTAGAAGGATTACTTGCTGCAGATAACGCTGTAGTAATGGCGGTAATGGTAAAACACTTACCACATGAACAACAGAAGAAGGCATTGTTTTATGGATTATTGGGCGCGTTTGTTTTCCGTTTTGCAGCACTATTTTTGATTACTTTATTAGTAGGAATTTGGCAAATTCAAGCAATCGGCGCTGCTTATTTATTATTCATCTCTATAAAACATATTTATGATAGTAAGTTTAAGAAAACCGAAGAAATAGATGAAAATCAATTGAGCGATGAGCCGCAGAAAGGAAAAGGCTTCTGGGCAACTGTCGTTAAAGTTGAGTTGGCGGATATTGCCTTTGCCATTGACTCGATGTTAGCAGCTGTTGCAATTGCTGTTACTTTACCGACAATCAGTGATATGCACATTGGTGGTATTAATATTGGGCAATTCTCTGTTATGTTCCTTGGAGGTATAATTGGGTTAGTTTTAATGCGTTTTGCAGCACAATGGTTTGTAAAGGTTTTAAACGAGTATCCAGGCTTAGAAACTGCTGCATTTTTAATTGTAGGTTGGGTTGGAATTAAGTTAGCTATTTTAACATTAGCTCACGATGGTGTTGGTATCCTACCACATGACTTCCCACATTCTACACCATGGAAAATCATCTTCTGGGGAGTATTGCTAGCTATTGCACTTGGTGGATACTTCTCAAGTGTTATTAAAAAGAAAAAAGGACAATCTGAACAAAGTTTATAA
- a CDS encoding 3-beta hydroxysteroid dehydrogenase yields the protein MGVHFFTGFPGFISSQLIRELFNKNYTDHVYAVVFPTELEKAKKESQLIMDSFPGRRISIVEGDITLPQLGIQADRLETISQSIDVVWHLAAVYDLAVSRTVAWKVNVEGTKMVNEFVSHLPHLKRYMYFSTAYVAGKREGLLLETELIRPDGFKNYYEETKFEAELLVEKMKNHFPTTIIRPGIVRGNSITGETNKFDGPYFFLNMIDKFKSLPFIPYIGKSTALINVVPIDYVIEASAFICMDEAAEGKTLHITDPHPHPVLEVYRAMVKEMTDKYPKGRIPLTLAKKCLEIKMIRKKIGVEKETLDYLSWNAYFDCANAREILNKGKIKCPDFIKTIPVMVKFYNKNKHRKEFHIEIK from the coding sequence ATGGGGGTTCATTTTTTTACCGGATTTCCTGGTTTTATATCAAGTCAGTTAATAAGAGAACTTTTTAACAAAAATTATACCGATCATGTGTATGCTGTTGTATTTCCAACAGAATTAGAAAAAGCTAAAAAAGAGAGTCAGCTTATTATGGATAGTTTCCCTGGAAGAAGGATTTCCATCGTGGAAGGTGATATTACCCTCCCACAGCTTGGTATTCAAGCAGATCGTTTAGAGACAATTAGCCAAAGTATAGACGTTGTTTGGCATTTAGCAGCAGTTTATGATCTCGCAGTATCTAGAACTGTTGCTTGGAAAGTTAATGTTGAAGGAACAAAAATGGTTAATGAATTTGTCAGTCACTTACCACATTTAAAACGCTATATGTATTTTAGTACAGCGTATGTGGCGGGTAAACGTGAGGGTCTACTTTTAGAAACGGAATTAATCCGACCTGATGGTTTTAAAAATTATTATGAGGAAACGAAGTTTGAAGCAGAGCTACTTGTTGAAAAAATGAAAAATCATTTTCCAACAACTATTATCCGACCTGGAATCGTACGAGGTAATTCAATTACAGGAGAAACAAATAAATTTGATGGACCCTATTTCTTTTTAAATATGATTGATAAATTTAAGTCTCTTCCGTTCATTCCCTACATTGGGAAATCTACAGCGCTTATTAATGTCGTACCAATTGATTATGTGATTGAGGCTTCTGCTTTTATATGCATGGACGAAGCGGCAGAAGGAAAAACATTGCATATAACTGATCCACATCCACACCCCGTTTTAGAGGTTTACCGTGCAATGGTAAAGGAAATGACAGATAAATATCCAAAAGGAAGAATACCTTTAACATTAGCAAAAAAGTGTTTAGAAATAAAAATGATTAGGAAAAAAATAGGTGTAGAAAAAGAGACGTTAGATTATTTATCGTGGAATGCTTATTTTGATTGTGCAAATGCAAGGGAAATCTTAAATAAAGGTAAAATTAAATGTCCTGATTTTATTAAAACAATACCAGTGATGGTTAAATTTTATAATAAAAACAAACACCGGAAGGAATTTCATATTGAGATTAAATAA